The following proteins are encoded in a genomic region of Musa acuminata AAA Group cultivar baxijiao chromosome BXJ2-11, Cavendish_Baxijiao_AAA, whole genome shotgun sequence:
- the LOC103970320 gene encoding salt tolerance receptor-like cytoplasmic kinase 1 gives MDLPLIIGLLSAALLFPLALVSFAYIRLICRRNAPSRDGRESPTDPELGKEPEAAKGDGDVALRRFRWAEVESLTGNFAPAAVIGEGGFSTVYLACLAPDASPAAFKLQRPSERLHRAFRQELDVLIRLRHPYIVRLLGYCDDREGGVLVFEYVPNGSLHEKLHGDGGGAVLPWARRMAIAYQLAQALDYLHDGCDIQIVHGDVKASNVLLDERLEPKLCDFGSTRVGFSAAVLPRAAHPMLGSPGYVDPHYLRTGTVSKKNDIYSFGVLLLELITGSEAFDSAAERMLTAAVGPALRDPFARAGELVDRRLARAYDAAEVAAAASMAAACVGDNPSLRPSMAEVVRLLAQGASSSISAVGLASDGKADV, from the exons ATGGATCTCCCCTTAATTATAGGCCTTCTCTCTGCCGCCTTACTCTTCCCTTTAGCTCTCGTTTCCTTCGCCTACATCAGGTTGATCTGCAGGCGCAACGCACCCTCTCGCGACGGCCGCGAGAGCCCGACCGACCCGGAGCTGGGCAAGGAGCCTGAGGCGGCCAAGGGCGATGGCGACGTCGCCCTTCGCCGGTTCCGGTGGGCGGAGGTCGAGTCGCTCACTGGCAACTTCGCTCCCGCCGCCGTGATCGGCGAGGGCGGCTTCAGCACCGTCTACCTCGCTTGTCTCGCCCCCGACGCGTCCCCGGCTGCCTTCAAGCTCCAACGCCCCAGCGAGCGCCTCCACCGCGCCTTCCGACAGGAGCTCGACGTTCTCATCCGTCTCCGTCACCCCTACATCGTCCGGCTTCTTGGCTACTGCGACGACCGCG AAGGAGGAGTTCTGGTGTTCGAGTACGTACCGAACGGGAGTCTCCACGAGAAGCTTCATGGCGATGGTGGCGGCGCAGTGCTGCCGTGGGCGCGGCGTATGGCCATCGCCTACCAGCTCGCCCAGGCCCTCGACTATCTGCACGACGGATGCGATATCCAGATCGTGCACGGAGACGTCAAGGCGTCGAATGTGCTCCTGGACGAGCGGCTCGAGCCCAAGCTGTGCGACTTCGGATCCACCCGGGTGGGCTTCTCCGCGGCGGTCCTGCCGCGGGCCGCTCACCCGATGCTAGGCTCGCCCGGCTACGTCGACCCGCACTACCTCCGGACCGGCACGGTCTCCAAGAAGAACGACATCTACAGCTTCGGCGTGCTGCTCCTGGAGCTGATCACCGGCTCGGAGGCGTTCGACTCGGCAGCGGAGCGGATGCTGACGGCCGCGGTGGGCCCGGCGCTGCGGGACCCGTTTGCCAGGGCGGGGGAGCTCGTGGACCGCAGGCTGGCCAGGGCGTACGACGCGGCTGAGGTTGCCGCGGCGGCGTCGATGGCAGCGGCGTGCGTCGGGGACAACCCCAGCCTTCGGCCGTCCATGGCGGAGGTGGTGAGGCTCCTGGCCCAGGGGGCGTCATCCTCGATCTCCGCCGTCGGTTTGGCATCGGACGGCAAGGCGGATGTATAA
- the LOC135627245 gene encoding cytochrome P450 89A2-like, giving the protein MEITWVLLSLSLSLSLCVALAFLLKPNKYKRRLPPGPPAVPLLGNLLWLNHSLTDIEAVLRDLRHRYGPIVTLRIASRTSIFVSDPHLAHKALVEHGAAFADRPTPLPASRFLSNDRHNITTASYGPVWRLLRRNLVSETLHPSRTKLFAGARAWVLGVLTSKLRAEADRDAAGVVVMETFQFSMFCLLVLMCFGEKLDEEAVTAIEVATRDLLLFSSQLNAFAFLPRIGKYLLRRKWNTVLELRQRQKDRFLPLIRARREHKMTKQDGNERFVHSYVDSLLDVEIAEEGGRKLTDDELVGLCSEFMNAGTDTTSTALQWIMAELVRHPEVQERLWQEVVAVAGRESEEVREEDIHRMPYLKAVVMEGLRRHPPAHFVLPHAVSEDVTLAGYDIPKGATVNFMVAEMGWDEGVWEEPLEFKPERFLEGGAGHGVDVTGSREIKMMPFGVGRRVCAGLGLAMLHLEYFVANLVKVFEWKAVAGEEVDLSEKTEFTVVMKHPLRARLLPRKKKNY; this is encoded by the coding sequence ATGGAGATTACTTGggtcctcctctccctctccctctccctttccCTATGCGTCGCCCTCGCCTTCCTCCTCAAGCCAAACAAATACAAGCGGCGCCTCCCGCCTGGCCCCCCCGCCGTCCCCCTCCTCGGCAACCTGCTGTGGCTCAACCACTCGCTCACCGACATTGAGGCCGTCCTTCGCGACCTCCGCCACCGATACGGCCCCATCGTCACCCTCCGCATCGCCTCCCGCACCTCCATCTTCGTGTCGGACCCTCACCTCGCCCACAAGGCCCTTGTCGAGCACGGCGCCGCCTTCGCCGACCGGCCCACCCCACTCCCGGCCTCCCGGTTCCTCAGCAACGACCGGCACAACATCACCACCGCCTCCTACGGCCCCGTCTGGCGCCTCCTCCGCCGCAACCTCGTCTCCGAGACGCTCCACCCCTCCCGCACGAAGCTGTTCGCGGGAGCGCGCGCGTGGGTCCTCGGCGTTCTGACCTCCAAGCTCCGAGCTGAGGCAGACCGCGACGCAGCCGGAGTCGTGGTCATGGAGACCTTCCAGTTCTCCATGTTTTGCTTGCTCGTCCTGATGTGTTTCGGCGAGAAGCTGGACGAGGAAGCGGTCACGGCGATTGAGGTGGCCACTCGTGACCTTCTCCTCTTTAGCAGTCAGCTCAACGCCTTCGCTTTCCTGCCGCGGATAGGCAAGTACTTATTGCGCCGCAAGTGGAACACCGTCCTCGAGCTGCGACAGAGGCAAAAGGATAGGTTTCTCCCATTGATACGCGCTCGCAGAGAGCATAAGATGACGAAGCAAGACGGCAACGAGAGGTTCGTCCACTCCTACGTGGACTCGCTCCTGGATGTCGAGATCGCGGAGGAAGGAGGGAGGAAGCTCACCGACGACGAGCTGGTCGGCTTGTGCTCGGAGTTCATGAACGCGGGCACGGACACGACCTCGACCGCACTGCAATGGATCATGGCGGAGCTGGTGAGGCACCCGGAGGTGCAAGAGAGGCTGTGGCAGGAGGTCGTGGCCGTCGCGGGGAGGGAATCCGAGGAGGTCAGGGAGGAGGATATCCACAGGATGCCGTATCTGAAGGCGGTGGTGATGGAGGGGCTGCGGCGGCACCCGCCGGCGCACTTCGTGCTGCCGCACGCGGTGTCGGAGGACGTGACGCTCGCGGGGTACGACATACCGAAGGGCGCGACGGTGAACTTCATGGTGGCGGAGATGGGATGGGATGAGGGGGTGTGGGAGGAGCCACTGGAGTTCAAGCCGGAGCGGTTCTTGGAGGGCGGCGCCGGGCATGGGGTGGACGTGACGGGGAGCAGGGAGATCAAGATGATGCCGTTCGGGGTGGGGAGGAGGGTCTGCGCGGGGCTGGGGCTGGCGATGCTGCACCTCGAGTACTTCGTGGCCAACTTGGTGAAGGTGTTCGAGTGGAAAGCGGTGGCGGGGGAAGAGGTGGATTTGAGCGAGAAGACGGAGTTCACCGTGGTCATGAAGCATCCACTGCGCGCTCGGTTGCTTCCTAGGAAGAAGAAGAACTACTGA
- the LOC103970322 gene encoding UPF0496 protein 4, with protein MSRPHDGLCILFHFGNHSRVTGHKGSSKLLALLSHFERNLAEKMRKLHAEVISDVFSLSWIKHAVKSLSDVHADIKTLIMELQFPVSDWDGRWIQEYFENSLKMLDICNALSAELTRLDQGQLLLRYVLRILDISSSFPSSEQLRRAHVSLDDWLKQANSSSPKLEKCHAILQILHDTLCLPKIKYSAKGRVLMRAFYGVEVMTLFTCSIIITALTGSSKPLMDLHIVDEFLWLEAFNNLQAFLNEEIRRQLLSGKVMTLKEIKALKMSALMFRSLTNRIDYGEEPAQLSMDVKKDESNSPKEYADPEKRRRLQECMTHLTDGGEVFGRELDSLSKQVNDFFHILLTGRDALLCNLRASSISKMQ; from the coding sequence atgagCCGACCACATGATGGACTGTGCATCTTATTTCACTTTGGAAATCATTCTCGGGTTACTGGTCACAAAGGCTCATCGAAGCTTCTTGCTTTACTGAGTCATTTCGAGCGAAACCTTGCAGAAAAAATGAGAAAACTCCACGCAGAAGTAATCTCAGATGTCTTTTCTTTATCTTGGATAAAACATGCTGTTAAATCATTATCGGATGTCCACGCCGACATTAAAACATTAATAATGGAACTTCAATTCCCTGTTTCTGACTGGGATGGGAGATGGATTCAAGAATACTTTGAGAACAGTTTGAAGATGCTTGACATTTGCAATGCATTAAGTGCTGAGCTTACCCGATTAGATCAAGGCCAGCTTTTGCTTCGATATGTGCTGCGCATCCTGGATATCTCATCtagttttccttcatctgaacaaTTGAGAAGAGCTCATGTATCTCTTGATGATTGGCTGAAGCAGGCTAACTCTTCGAGTCCTAAGCTAGAAAAGTGTCATGCTATCTTGCAGATCCTTCATGACACCCTTTGTTTGCCAAAGATAAAATATTCTGCCAAAGGGAGGGTGCTAATGAGAGCCTTTTATGGAGTTGAGGTCATGACTCTATTCACTTGCAGTATCATCATAACAGCACTGACAGGCAGCTCAAAGCCCTTGATGGACTTGCATATTGTTGATGAGTTCTTATGGCTCGAGGCATTCAACAATTTGCAAGCTTTCTTGAATGAGGAAATTAGAAGACAGTTGCTGAGTGGAAAAGTAATGACGctaaaagaaataaaagcactcaaAATGAGTGCTCTGATGTTCCGTTCCTTAACTAACAGAATTGATTATGGGGAAGAACCAGCACAGCTAAGCATGGATGTTAAGAAGGATGAGTCGAACTCACCAAAGGAGTATGCTGACCCTGAAAAGAGACGAAGGCTGCAAGAATGCATGACACATTTGACCGATGGAGGAGAGGTGTTTGGCCGTGAGCTAGATTCTCTGTCAAAACAAGTAAATGACTTTTTTCACATTTTACTAACTGGACGTGATGCCTTACTTTGTAATCTTAGGGCGTCCAGTATATCCAAAATGCAGTAG
- the LOC103970323 gene encoding monothiol glutaredoxin-S6, with product MCQVRLGPRTSVRLLQSKADAATRQRWSSEPLHAPTMHRGSRLGITGLVVAVGLLLLGSATEADRGSNSAAAFVQNVVYSNRIAIFSKSYCPYSSRAKRVFSELQEKPFVIELDLRDDGREIQNVLLDLVGRYTVPQVFINGQHVGGSDETLDALANGQLQKLLGKSSI from the exons ATGTGCCAAGTCAGGCTCGGCCCACGGACAAGCGTCCGGTTGCTTCAAAGTAAGGCGGACGCAGCGACACGGCAGAGGTGGTCTTCTGAGCCCCTTCACGCGCCGACGATGCATCGTGGTAGCCGTTTGGGCATCACCGGCCTTGTGGTCGCGGTGGGGCTGCTGCTCTTGGGATCCGCGACAGAGGCCGACCGCGGGAGCAACTCCGCCGCCGCCTTCGTCCAAAACGTCGTCTACTCCAACAGGATCGCCATCTTCTCGAAATCCTATTGCCC GTACTCTTCACGCGCTAAGCGAGTTTTCAGTGAGCTACAGGAGAAGCCGTTTGTTATAGAGCTTGATCTTCGGG ATGATGGCCGAGAAATTCAAAATGTTCTGCTAGATTTAGTTGGCCGCTACACTGTACCTCAAGTATTTATCAATGGTCAACATGTTGGTGGCTCAGATG AAACTTTGGATGCACTTGCAAATGGTCAGCTTCAGAAACTTCTTGGGAAGAGTTCCATATAG